GCCCTGCGAGCCAGGGGGGTCACGCCCTCCCTGTCGACCCCCCTGCCCTGCGGGCATCCCCCTATTTCATAGGGGGGACAGTCTCACCCATGAAGAGGAGGTCGGCCCTCAGCATTTGCTCCTGCCCAGGACCTCCCGCAGCACCCGGCGGCGCAGGGTGGCAAAGCGTGCCGCTTCGTCCGGCGGCCCGGCTTCCAGAAGAACGAGAAGGAACTCCCGGGCGAACTCGTTCAACGATCGCCCCGACGCCCCATGCAACATCGGCTCGAAGGGAGTCCCCGCCGGGTCTCCCATCTGCTCGATGGCGACGGGCTCCGCCTCGCCGTCGAAGAGGTGCAGGCTCAGGTCGGCCCCGGGACCGGTAAAACCGGGACCTTCGCTGCTGCAGACCAGCATCCCCGTCGCCGGCAGGGCCACCTCCAAACCGGTCGAAGCAAGCAGAGTCTGCAGGCAGGCCGGGTGCAGCCGACCCCGGCGCCGGCTGCGCAGATCCTGAAAGGCGAAACCGGCCGCACTCCCCGGTGCCCGATTGCCGCAGACCGGGCAGTCGGGCACCTGACGGCGGCCGAGCCTTCCCGAAGTAGCGGAAACCGGCGACAGGCCCTGGCAGCGAGGCCCCTCGGCAGAATCGAAACGCTGCAGCACGAAGCCGGCCAGCGCGCGGAGCTGGCTGTGGACCACCGTGCCCCGGGCGTGGGTGATCACCGGGTGGATGCGGCTGGTGAAGCTGGTGGCCAGCCCCTCGACCTTGGGGCTCTTGGCGATGAAGGTGTCGACCACCTGGTAGCCGCGCTCCTGCGCCGAGAAGACCAGGAACTCCCGCACCCCGATCTCCTGGCGCAGGCGCAGCCTGGCATCGACCAGACTCGGCAGCAGCCACATCTTCTCCAGCGGCTCTCCGGCCTGCCGCAGCGCCTGCTGCAGCGAGGCGGCGTTGACCAGCGAGGCACGGTCCTTGACCGGGACCAGGACCAGGTCGGCGGCGATCAGGGCGTTGCGGGTGAAATAGTCGAGAATCGGCCGGGTATCGAGGATGAGGATACCCGAGAGGCGGGAAGCCGTGAGGGCTCGGCACAGATGGCCGGGGTCGTCGTCGGGCGGCGAGAGGGTGCGATCGGAGGCGAGGAACTGCACGCCGTACTCCCCCATCTGCGCCAGTTCCGCAGCCGGGTTGCCGGCGAAGAGGCCGGCCACGGAGGCCCCCCTGTGACCACCGATGGCGAACATCTGATCGACACTGAAATGGTTGTCGAAGGAGGCGATGGTGACCGGCAGGTCCTCGCGCAGCGCCTTGAGGTAGACGGCGAGGTTGGTGGCGATGGTGGTCTTCCCCACCCCCCCTTTTTCGCTGGCCACGGCGACGACGAACGGATAGTCCTGGTTCATAGGTCTCCCGTAGGGGCGAACCTTGTGTTCGCCCAAGGGCGATGACTAGCATCGCCCCTACACATTCACCGTTTCCGGCACCTGTAAAGCCTCCCAGCGCCCATAGAGGCCGGCGATTTCCTCCTGCAGCGTTTCGTGCTGCAGGGAAACTTCCCGCCAGCGCCCGGCATCCTGGTAGAGCGCCGGGTCGGCCATCGTCAACTCCAGCGCTGCCAGTTCGGCCTCCCGCACCTCGATTCGCGCTTCCACTTCGGCCAACTCCTTCAGCCGGCGCTTTTCCTCGCGCTGCGCTTCCTTGCGCTCCTCGTGCTGCCGGCGGCGGTCCTCCTTGTCGAAAGGGATCGCCGTCTCGGCTGCCGCTGCAGCCGAGGTCTCGACCCGCAGGGCGGAATGTCCCCCCTCGCCGCGGCTCGCCTTGACCCGCAGAAAATCCTCGTAGTTGCCAAAATACGACTCGATGCGGCCGCCGCCGACCTCGATGACCCGGGTAGCGAGAGCGTCGACGAAGTAACGGTCATGGGAGACGAAAACCAGCGTCCCCTGATACCCCTTGAGGGCGTCGAGGAGGACCTCCTTGGAGGCGAGGTCGAGATGGTTGGTCGGCTCGTCGAGCAGCAGCAGGTTGGCCGGACGCAGCAGCAGGATGGCCAGGGCGAGCCGGTTGCGCTCGCCGCCGGAGAGGACCGCCACCTTCTTGTGCACATCGTCGCCGGAAAAGAGGAAGGCGCCGAGGATGTCGCGCACCCGCGGCACCATGTCGAAGGGGGCGGCGGCGGTGATCTCGTCGAGCACGCTGCGGGCGGGATCGAGGACCTTGGCCTGGTCCTGGGCGAAGTAGGCCGGATGCAGGTTGTGCCCCTCGATCCGCCGTCCCGCCCGCGGCGCCTCCACCCCGGCGAGCAGGCGCATCAGGGTCGACTTGCCGGCGCCGTTGGGACCGACCAGGGCGAGGCGCTCTCCTTTCTCCACGGTCAGATCGACACCGGAGAGCACGGTCAGCTCGCCGTAGCTCTGGCTGGCGCCCGCAAGCTCCATGGCGGTCCGTCCCCCCTTGGGCGGCTCGGGGAAGCGGAAGGCGATCTTCTTGCGCTGCGGCGGCACCTGGATGCGTTCGATCTTCTCCAGCTGCTTCACCCGGCTCTGCACCAGCGACGCCTTGTTCGCCTGGTAGCGGAACCGGCTGATGAACGCCTCGATCTTGCCGACCTCCTCATCCTGGCGCCGCTTCTCCTCGAGCAGCGCCGAGACGCGCCGCTCCCGCTCCACCAGGTAGGCGCTGTAGTTGCCGGGATATTCGGTGAGCGAGCCGTTCCAGACCTCGACGATGCGGCCGACCACCTGGTCGAGAAAGAAGCGGTCGTGGGAGACCAGCATCACGGCATGGGGATAGGCGGCCAGGTACCCCTCCAGCCAGTCGCGGGCGGGGAGGTCGAGATGGTTGGTCGGCTCGTCGAGCAGCAGCAGGTTGGGACGCTGCAGCAGCAGCTTGGCCAGGGCGATGCGCATCTGCCAGCCGCCGGAGAAATGATCGCAGGGCCTCTCCCAGTCGGCCTCGGCGAAACCCAGGCCGGCGAGCACTTTGCCGATCTCGGTTTCGATGGTGTAGCCGCCGCGCTGGCGGAAAGCCTCCTGCAGGGTGGCGTAGCGGTCGAGGTCGTCGGGGTCGTGGCGGCGGGCGATGGCCTCTTCCAGGCGGCCGATCTCCGCCTCCATGGCGAGCAGTTCGGCGAGGGCCGAGCGGACTTCGGCGAAGAGGGAGCGGCCGCGGTGCTCCAGACCGTCCTGCGGCAGGTAGCCGAAGGTGGTTCCCCGGGCGGCCTGGACCTCGCCGCCGTCGGGCGCGACCTGGCCGGCCAGCATCTTGAGCAGGGTGGTCTTGCCGGCGCCGTTTTCGCCGCACAGGCCGACCTTGTCGCCGGGCCGCAGGTGCCAGTTGATGCCGGCAAAGAGGCGGCGGCCGGCGTAATCCTTGACGATGTTTCGTAGTTGCAGCATGGCGTTGTTTATAGCACAGGAGGAGGGGAAGGGGGAAGGGCGAACCGGCCGCAATCCGGTCAACAGGGAAAACAGCCAGCGATGCCTTCTCTCTATCCAAACCCTCCATTCTCTGCTATAGTTAGCGCGCTTTCGGGCCTTCTGCGGCCCGCCCAGAATGTCTCCACCGGGTCTTATGGCCTTTGGAAATATAAAAAAGCAGGTATTTCGCCGGACCCGCCGACCGATGTTGTCCGAGTGCCCGCTCCCTTCGGGGCGGCGCGCCGGATGCCGGCCGGCGGACCGCACGCAGGGGATTGCCCCTGCTCCACACCCTTTGAAGCCGCTTTGCGTAAGCGGCCGGAAAGAATGCTCATGACCAAGAAAATGCTGATCAACGCCACCCATCCCGAAGAGAACCGGGTGGCCATCGTCGAGGACGGTATCCTGACCGAACTCGACATCGAAATCGCCGGCAAGGAACAGACCAAGGGGAACATCTACAAGGCGGTGGTGGTGCGGGTCGAGCCCGGGCTGCAGGCCGCCTTCGTCGATTACGGGGCCGAACGGCTCGGCTTCCTGCAGATGGGCGACCTCCACCCGTCGCTGTTCAAGGCCAACGAAGACAAGGGGCGCCCGCGCATCACCGACATCCTGCGGCGCGGCCAGGAGCTGCTGGTCCAGGTGGTCAAGGAGGAGCGCGGGACCAAGGGGGCGGCCCTGACCACCTTCCTCTCCCTGCCGGGCCGCTTCATGGTGTTGATGCCCGACAGCGACACCAAGGGGGTCTCGCGCAAGATCGAGGACGAATCCCAGCGCAAAAAGCTCAAGGCGGCCATGGCCTCCCTCGACCTCCCCGAGCACATGGGCTACATCGTGCGCACCGCCGGCATCGGCCAGACCAACGAGGAACTCAAGCGCGACTTCGACTACCTGGTCCGGGTCTGGGACAACCTGCAGACGCACGCCGGGCAGGTCAAGGCCCCGGCGCTCATCTACAAGGAGTCGAACCTGGTCATCCGCTCCATCCGCGACTATTTCAGCGCCGACATGGACGAGGTTCTGGTCGACGACCCGAAGGTCTGCCAGGAGGCCAAGGATTTCTTCCAGCAGGTGATGCCGGAGTTCGCCCGCCTGGTCAAGCTGCACCAGGAGCGGCGTCCCATCTTCTCCCGCTACCAGATCGAAGAGCAGATCGAGACGATCGTCAAGAACAAGGTCCCCCTCCCCTCCGGCGGCTCCATCGTCATCGACTCCACCGAGGCGCTGGTGGCGGTCGACGTCAACTCCGGCAAGATGGCCGGCGAGCAGGGGGTGGAGGGAACCGCCTACAAAACCAATCTCGAGGCCGCCGAAGAGGTCGGCCGCCAGCTGCGCCTGCGGGACCTCGGCGGGTTGATCGTCATCGACTTCATCGACATGCGCGACCGCAAGCATATCCGCGAGGTCGAGAAGCGTCTCAAGGACGCCCTGAAAAACGACAAGGCACGGGTCACCATCGGCAAGATCAGCCAGTTCGGCATGCTGGAGATGAGCCGCCAGCGGATCAAAGCGGCGCTGGCCGAGGGCTCCTACCTTCCCTGCCCGCATTGCCAGGGCAGCGGCCGGATCAAGAATGTCGAAGCGCAGACGGTCGCCTTCCTGCGCAAG
The nucleotide sequence above comes from Desulfuromonadales bacterium. Encoded proteins:
- a CDS encoding ParA family protein; its protein translation is MNQDYPFVVAVASEKGGVGKTTIATNLAVYLKALREDLPVTIASFDNHFSVDQMFAIGGHRGASVAGLFAGNPAAELAQMGEYGVQFLASDRTLSPPDDDPGHLCRALTASRLSGILILDTRPILDYFTRNALIAADLVLVPVKDRASLVNAASLQQALRQAGEPLEKMWLLPSLVDARLRLRQEIGVREFLVFSAQERGYQVVDTFIAKSPKVEGLATSFTSRIHPVITHARGTVVHSQLRALAGFVLQRFDSAEGPRCQGLSPVSATSGRLGRRQVPDCPVCGNRAPGSAAGFAFQDLRSRRRGRLHPACLQTLLASTGLEVALPATGMLVCSSEGPGFTGPGADLSLHLFDGEAEPVAIEQMGDPAGTPFEPMLHGASGRSLNEFAREFLLVLLEAGPPDEAARFATLRRRVLREVLGRSKC
- a CDS encoding ABC-F family ATP-binding cassette domain-containing protein; this encodes MLQLRNIVKDYAGRRLFAGINWHLRPGDKVGLCGENGAGKTTLLKMLAGQVAPDGGEVQAARGTTFGYLPQDGLEHRGRSLFAEVRSALAELLAMEAEIGRLEEAIARRHDPDDLDRYATLQEAFRQRGGYTIETEIGKVLAGLGFAEADWERPCDHFSGGWQMRIALAKLLLQRPNLLLLDEPTNHLDLPARDWLEGYLAAYPHAVMLVSHDRFFLDQVVGRIVEVWNGSLTEYPGNYSAYLVERERRVSALLEEKRRQDEEVGKIEAFISRFRYQANKASLVQSRVKQLEKIERIQVPPQRKKIAFRFPEPPKGGRTAMELAGASQSYGELTVLSGVDLTVEKGERLALVGPNGAGKSTLMRLLAGVEAPRAGRRIEGHNLHPAYFAQDQAKVLDPARSVLDEITAAAPFDMVPRVRDILGAFLFSGDDVHKKVAVLSGGERNRLALAILLLRPANLLLLDEPTNHLDLASKEVLLDALKGYQGTLVFVSHDRYFVDALATRVIEVGGGRIESYFGNYEDFLRVKASRGEGGHSALRVETSAAAAAETAIPFDKEDRRRQHEERKEAQREEKRRLKELAEVEARIEVREAELAALELTMADPALYQDAGRWREVSLQHETLQEEIAGLYGRWEALQVPETVNV
- a CDS encoding Rne/Rng family ribonuclease, giving the protein MTKKMLINATHPEENRVAIVEDGILTELDIEIAGKEQTKGNIYKAVVVRVEPGLQAAFVDYGAERLGFLQMGDLHPSLFKANEDKGRPRITDILRRGQELLVQVVKEERGTKGAALTTFLSLPGRFMVLMPDSDTKGVSRKIEDESQRKKLKAAMASLDLPEHMGYIVRTAGIGQTNEELKRDFDYLVRVWDNLQTHAGQVKAPALIYKESNLVIRSIRDYFSADMDEVLVDDPKVCQEAKDFFQQVMPEFARLVKLHQERRPIFSRYQIEEQIETIVKNKVPLPSGGSIVIDSTEALVAVDVNSGKMAGEQGVEGTAYKTNLEAAEEVGRQLRLRDLGGLIVIDFIDMRDRKHIREVEKRLKDALKNDKARVTIGKISQFGMLEMSRQRIKAALAEGSYLPCPHCQGSGRIKNVEAQTVAFLRKIHGGIAKGQVGRIEGEIPLEVATYLLNTKREELLEMERRHQVSIFVKGRPDFIAGQMELSFLKREKEETPPAEYVEAGAPAPQPEPRPAPPQVEKPADVAVELETAEDAAKKKRKRKRKKKGTAEEGGSETAVAVLEEERGEAATEAPVSAAATAAEEETAPEAVLQTEPAAGGSVEEGGKKKRKRRRKKKKGEAEGVAIEPAATATEPAVAAAETGAVETSEAFPGMGTADEERAKKKRRRRKKKKPAAGIPVEAAASEALLPTSTPSQPMEEAAASVPAGVELPAAEARPKRRPGRPKPAAKGAEAAPEAAAAGVAEVPKDTSAVSSLPSAESPAKPATKPRKRTPRAKPGAAEAPPAPADSGEGAPEPAAPKRRAPRRKAAETAKEEQEA